The genomic interval atatacatgtacataagaaTGGGAAAGCATGTGGCGCAAAAATGTCGTGTTTTCGCCTCACATGTCAAGATCATATTAAGAGGTCAACTGGTTAGAACACTGACTAGTCCAAATCTGATGAATTCGTCGCATtcttgtgacagctcttgtttcatcAACATACAATTCACAAGTTTAGATACCCGAAAAGCGTTAGTGTAAGCACAAACACTTATGCCAACTAATGCTAAAGAAGTAGAAGTTTCACAGTTCCAAGTCTCTTCACGggaaagttaaaacaaaacaaagatataGTCCGTAAGTTTGTCAAACTGTGTTGACTTCATGTAAAAGGCAATAAATAAGACAAGAACTTATAAACTCCCAGAACGTGATAAGTGTGAACATTTTCATGAGAAAATGCAGATACGTAAGTGCGTGTAGTACTAATGTCGTGATGACTGTAAAGATGACTTTATGTggacattttttaactttatatgcGAAACGTTcgtcaatattaaaaacaaaaaaactgttGACTCAACTCAACCACAAACAAACCCAATCAATTCATAGatgtattaaaaaacaaaactatttgtAATGTAGGAATGATCAAACGAAAAGCCGCACGGGTTGTGCTTAGGTTGCGAAACGGCTTTACCgaaaatatacacatttttacATCGCCTTCGAATATCAAATAATAGTGTTGATTAATCAATTACATGGACTATAAATGCATTGGATATGTATGTACATCATAAAAGGAGACATTGGAGAAACAACAGTCACACACACTTTAACCCTCAAAATAACCCAAAAGACGGCGGCAAATAAAGGCATCAAAACCAAGAAATTCTTTAAAAAGGGTACTCAGTCGTGGTCAACCAGCGGCACAACTAGTGTCCGAATGGTTTGAATTGTCGACATGTGATACATATCAGATAATATATAGAGAAATGATTCCAACTCTAAAAAGGTAAAGAAACACCGTCCAGActttttttttgcagaaaattgCGAATTGCGACGGTCAACGCCGTAAAACGTGTCTTAAAGAGTGTATGTTTGTCACTCAAAACATTCACCTGGAAGGTATATGCCACTAAATAAATTCTTTGATTAAACTTATGTGAAGCTGTTCTGGCAATCATTTGGTTTTGATGAGACTTAATTTACCATGTTTTGCAAGTCAATTTAAATTGATACTGATATAAGTTTAGTGTAAATAGCTGTACAAATGTAAGCATATAAACTACTAGTCACGTTATTCTTTACAAAAGGTGTTTTATGTTAAGACAAAGTTAaagaatatgaaaacaaatatttttatgcaCAGAAAATGAGCAGTTAATCAGCAGTATTGACATTGCGAAATTTTGTGCCTTTGTGTTTAACTTAATTACCGGATCTTTTGTCTCAAaccaagaaaaaaacattgaaggTAAGGGTCGTTAGACTCTAAATGTACTTATTAATAATACTAAGTGTGCCAAATGTTTGACGCTTTTGCAAGTGCCAAATTCACTTATGGATATGAAGTGTGTGTGTCTGTGAgtgtgtgttgggggggggggggtacaaatCGAGGAATAGAGCGTATTCCtttaaaaatgtgcaaaaatatacttgaggTGAATCGAGCTCATGTTACATGGCCGTTTACGGTGAACTAGGTAGATACCCATTATATGTAAATAACAATAATCTGGTGTAAGGCTATTTCTTCAGttgacattattataaataagctTTACAATGATATGATTAAGTAAACCCTTTGttagatatttatattattttcttatgtgtGGATAAATCCATACTCTGTTGGCTTGAAAAAAATCCATATTGTGCTTAAAAACCATTCTATATTAGAAGTATGTACAGGTTTATTGAACTAAAGTCATTGCTGAATAAACATACGATTACAGATACGATATACATAAACTATTGTTAGTTGGTTATATATGaaccaaatattaaatatgaggCAACTATACAAGGCAATCAATGTGATAAATATCTTAACGAAAGGTATTCGGAATGACCACAGGATAAATCACGTTTACAATAGAAAGAAAACACTATACGTTCAACCGGTGTGCAATATCCAGATGGTATAAGATTTCTATGTACGTATAGTCAATATACAATCTACAATACATGATTGAGTCAGTAATCAAACGTTGCTTAAAGACATGAGAATATATTACAATTGTGTTTCGGCAAACAGCAACATATGCTAAAGGTCATTAAGAACTGTACATATGCCTTAACAACAATCATAATTCTACTAAGTGAAGTAAGCTTTCATGCattaaacaatgaaagagtACGAAGCGTTAAGGAAAGGATTTTCATCACAGCTATCAAGTAATTGCGACAAAGGAGCGCCTACAAGACGGAGACTGAGACCAGTGGtcttaaaacgttttttttctttttatatgtttcattgtGAGAAACTGTTACttacatgtttacgacaataaactattatgtctgcctgtctgtcaaatttattattcttaaaatcTTCATTTCCGGGTTAACAGGGGACCATAGACATTATACTCTTTATAAAAACAGTGACCCCGCCCCCCTCCCCCCTGTTAGTATCGTTGTTTCCTTTTACTTTTACGCGAAATGCTGTTCTACGAACAGTTCTGTTAGACTGCTCTTTAAAATTGCCAATCGTTGCTGCTTACTGCGTGCCATCTTTACTACGGAATACTTAAGAAGTATGTAGAATCAACAAATGGACTGGAAGGACAGGGCATGAGCTTCATATATACTATCACAGCTAGTCatcaatttcatttgaaatagtaataataaaagaatgttATAAACAGGCTCCAAGAAATATGTTATGGTTGCAACAATTCAAACGACTCCTGTTTGCGTATGTTAAATTGGATGTACAGGTTTTGGTATCATTGCAAATGGTAACATACCGATCATGTACAAATTTAGATACACGGATACGGCATGGTTAAACGTAATCATATTATtaccagaaaaaaacacacaaatagcACCAGGCATTCAAACACAATATAGTAATAATAGTTAAATATTGACTACCAAATAATGACAATGAAATAACTATatgaacatatacatgtatacaatgcattgaataCACACATTCGATGGTTAAAAGATTTATTTCTGAtggaaaaaaagaacaaatttgaaatacgtgttttatattgtgtttttctATAGTGCTTTGCAGTTTCATTCACCGAACTGAGATGTTTATGGCCATGTACAGCAACAGTAATTTGGACCACAATGCCCATCACCAAATGTGCATGAGAAATAACGGTACATGGACAGCCCTACATGGGTGTCCTCAGTTTTGTTGGGGTTTAAAACTGTTCCAGGAATGTAAACGTGCAGCTCATCAACACATGCATACCtacaatttaaaactgtttatagaaacaatgaaaactattgGGATAAGCCAAACTTTTATGGATGCTATCTTCGTAAAAAATACACTAATCACCAATATTATAAAATCTAATATACACAAAAAAAGAATCACTGCTAATAACTCTCTTTTTGTGGTACAATAATTTTGCTGGGCAGCATTGAATGTTTTACTATCATAAGCTAAAACTCTCTCTTCCCCATTTTGCATTTGTGATAATACTCCtgaaattgtatccaaacttgCATCTGTATCTAGTATAAAATCACCTCCTTTCTCATCAGGGTACCCAAGTATTGGTGCATTTATCAGACATTGTTCTGGAAATATTTATCTAATTAAATAGTGGCACAAGCTATACGAATCGGCATTAAAACGATATAATGAACAATCAAAATTACAACAAAGTCGTTTGAACAGTTTGTAcgttcaatttcattttttaacttagaTATTTCTGATCAATAGCTTTCGTGTGACGAAGATGTTTACCAAAAACGCGCGGTATTTTTTGTCTGTTTCCTATAAacgatataaatattttacccCAGCCCGTTAATAAGATATACCTATCATACATCCAAATGAAATGCATATGGCAAAAAACGGTAGTCTGTATTCCACTCTGCCGACGTCAAGTCATAAGTAATTTTATCGTGCGTTTTTAAAATGACGTCAAAACAGTGCGTcataaaaattacatttttttaatgccGTGTGTCTTTTTATTCAACTTTCCTGGatatttgcagattttgatttcattcgACTAGCACCTCGTCTGAAAAAGTCACTCTAGTCGAATACAACCAAAAGCAGTTAGGAATAAACGTCGTGTACTTTACTTCGGgacaaaatgattattttacaaactaaattaattttgtGTCAGTAAATATCAAGTGAGTTATTAACACGtatcaatataattaaacaaaaattattaaaactaatTCCGAATCAGATTAACACTTTTACTCTTAATGTGTGAAAAGACACACTATTACTCTTTAGTAACTTATGgtattatttattgatgaacAAAAGTAGGGAAAAATAAATCGAATATACatgattttatttgcaaaaccaACAAATGCATATGTCTATGTTGAACATACCCATTGTTATGACAGATAGTAGAACACTGTGCGGCCTGCCCGCTGTAGCAATTACGCCGTATTGCAGCAACATGTGAAGGTGTTGTTAACAGCCCGGCGCACGTGCTCTGTGCCAACTCGTCCCTGAAGTTGTACGCCACACCATACGCATAGGGGTCGCTGTTGTCTTTTGCATTTTGTGGATTCAGGCAACCTGTTAACGTAATAATAAACGAAACAGgtaacaaaagtaaaaaaagaaaacattacgAAAGGACAAAACCTCAAACAACACACTGCATCAAAAGCCTAAAAGCAGCAGAATCGTTATGGTTGACACTGATGACAGTAATGAAGTAGCAGAACTGTCGACACTTTGGACGCTGGCATAAGCggtgttatatttgttttcaaacaatgaattCATGTTCAGTGATCTCGGAGAACAAGTAAAAAATCTTTAGCAAAAGTCTATAAAGAGTCATTTAAGATAGCTCTATTGAAGTTTAATACAGGCTACATCCGACGTTTAGAAAAAGCATCTTTCTTATAATGGGGATGTAAAATTCGATTATCGGACAATCGTGTAAAGAATTCAGATGATTGTACGAAGTGAAGGTTTCGATTGACAGTTAGCTTGAAGTTCACACATGTATATGTCtataattcataaaatttaCCATGTAATTCAACTGAGCTGCACGGTCTTGTCTCGTTTTGTGATGTGTCACCGTGACACAATTGTCCTTGTGGGTCATTTATATTACACACCCGGGTTCTGGTCCTTGTCTGGTGTCTTGTACTGTACCCACCAGTACATTGCCCAGCACAGTTAGACCACACCGTCCATTCTGACCACATCCGCCAAtgaatttcttaaataacaaGAAATTGAGTTCGCTCTTATCAATTTTGCAGAATTCCAAGCAAAAGCAATAAAGCTTATGCCGCTATTTTCATAACTTTGAGACATTGAACAGAAATAAGCTTTGTTTTGCGTGaatatacatattaactatCTAGTTTTGTAGCTGTTCAAAGGCAAGAACATACCTTAAATcacattaattatgtttaaaacggttcaattattattattatcgttcTTACCACAAATATCTGCTGCACAATCTTCAAGGCGTGAAACTCTGTTTTTCAATGAAGTGAGTTCCGAAGTAAGAGCCTGGTTATCTACCTTTAGTTTTGTCACTTCGTTGCTCTGTATAACGagtcatattgaaataaaatatgcgGCTAGGCTGTTTCCAAAGATGGCATTCGTTATGATAGTTTGTACAGCTCTTTCAAAATAGgaattatttgaatgtcatgtaCCGCTAATATTAAGTGATTACAATGCAGTATTTGTCGGTTTATAGAGATAAATTGAATCCTGCTGTACAGAGATACCACAGCCGTGAGTTTAGCTAATGCTAATTGTGAGCGATAACTGTAAATATAACTTACCAATAACTGCACGGTCGGCTCATCGACTAAGAATTGGTTTGATTtctttataagaaataaaataatataaagttttaaatccaTATCTATTCGTTTATATGTACTTCAACTCGTTCCCAATTAATATAAATCTTTCAAGGAATACAGTATAACTGCCAGCGAGTGAGTATAGTCAATTCTTTGCTTGAGCCCTACCATGGATATTTCAATCTACAAACCAAGTAGTTGAAACGTTCCCATGAGCACAATAGATATAATTGTTTCTGAAGCCAAGTTTTAGATAATCGGAAGTGTCCTTGCTGATATGTCAATGATATTTGACTGATAATGTTCAACAATGACTTCTTTAGTATCGTTTGTTTTGCACTTGGCAAAACAAACGATCATTCAAGTACATGATAAGTTAAACCAACGTTCAAATAGATGAGTCTGAAGTGCCAAAATAGCGACGTTGAAACCGACACTTAACctgaaatctttttttttatcatcCGATATCCAAAGAAAGTTCAGCAATCACACACGTATCAATGACAATTGGTTCCCTATCTAATAGctatacagtcgaactccgtcggctcgaactcgcttggttcgatatcctcgttgactcgaactgaatttaaaggaccgatttcttaaCACTGAAGGTAAGCAgtcctgcttggctcgaattaccAGAgtctcgaggtattttcgccggtctctaggagttcgagccaacgatgtTCGGCTGTATATGACactttttacaaaaatgcattgaaaaaagTCCAGCGTGAAAGGCACATATACAATCATACTACGACACCAATGGGATCGATGGACACTAGAAAAAACATGGTTATAAAACGGTTAggttaaaatattgcaaaaccttTATGGCTATCCGGTTTGTGCAGTGGtaagcacactcgcttctcaccaggGCGATCGGGTtagattcccggcctgggcggaTGTGaatttggttagtggtcaccaagccggacttGTGGGTTTTCTCCTGGTACTCCAGTTTCTCCTACACTAGGCCACACTAGCACGCAGCATCGTGCCAATAAatgtgacttagtataagttatcataccTTTCTTCACATTTGttgttaaatatgaaattttaaactaaaatattgcaataacagAATCGATAAGCATAACAAATATGTCGCTGCAGCAAAATGCACCAGGGATCGCCATTGGAGGTTGTAAACAAGTTTACATATTAAGGAATAGTCTTTAGCTCTGAGGGTTCACTTATGCATGCTACCAAAAAGTTATCTGGACATGCatataaagcaatttttaaattaatatatatatatgaacgaATTTGCTAATATAACACCTAAATTTGAACTTTTAGACAAACTAACTAGACCTATCCTATTATATGGTTCAgtagtttgtgtattttcagaacGACTGCCAATTAAAAGGAAACACAgccatttcataaaatatgtactttcggttaaaacacaaaatgactTTGTATATGCAGATAAATGTGTAAGAATCATCTATATAATGTAATGataaatgatattgtaaaattcccaaataaaacaaacaggGCAGTACATGTTAAACAATATTGAGTAATATGGGGTTTCATCACGTCTGGCTTGCACAAGGAATTTGTGATATTTGAAGTAAAGAATACGagacatttatgttaaaaatttaaacagCAGATTGTCAGACTCCTCAAGAGCTTTTTTTTCATAGAAACATTTCTGATTTTGAATTCAAACCCTATCTTAAGTGTGTTAATGTACAGAAATTCAGAATTGCTTTAAGCCAGTTAAGATTATCGTCGCATCGGTTAAATATAGAAGTAGGtggaataatacaattttggaATCTTCGggaaaagaaatatcaatgcaaagttgtcaataaacacaacaacatgATATTTGATGTATGCCGGAAGAGTTTATATTCGCAGCGCTTGATTTTGTACCTCTCTTTACCAGGAAACCGAGCTTGATGCACACGAGCCGGACAAGGAGTTAACTTCGCGTTACGGGTGCAAGGAGTGTATGGTGTTGTTGGTATCAAATCGCCGGGTGTGAGTCAGTATACCATTACACGGACAGACGAAATAACTGGACGTAAGTAGAAATCAGTACCAACAGGGTCTTGttgataataaaatgatattaaatattaagtCTGTTTATGTGTAacagtagtaaaattaataccatAATAGACATATTTGCCTTAGTGGTTTGTCTCTTCGGGATGTAGTTGACTTGGAAGATAAAGTATTGCAggatatatttgttaataattgtatataataataataataataataataataataataataataataataataataataataataataataataaattaattctcatttatgtaaattgttcatgtattttgatctttaaatagttac from Mya arenaria isolate MELC-2E11 chromosome 7, ASM2691426v1 carries:
- the LOC128241819 gene encoding uncharacterized protein LOC128241819; the encoded protein is MWSEWTVWSNCAGQCTGGYSTRHQTRTRTRVCNINDPQGQLCHGDTSQNETRPCSSVELHGCLNPQNAKDNSDPYAYGVAYNFRDELAQSTCAGLLTTPSHVAAIRRNCYSGQAAQCSTICHNNGYACVDELHVYIPGTVLNPNKTEDTHVGLSMYRYFSCTFGDGHCGPNYCCCTWP